Part of the Bacillus cereus group sp. RP43 genome is shown below.
TTTGTACAGCGATTTTTTTGAACATATATACGCTTAGTTCTATGCCAAAGATAGATGGAACGATAAAACTTGAGGATTTACAACATGCTGTTGCGGTGAAACGAGATAGTAAAGGTGTACCACATATTAAAGCGGAAAATGCGCATGATTTATATTTTTCGCAAGGATACGTACAAGCGCAAGATCGTTTGTTTCAAATGGATTTAAGTAGAAGACAAGCTTCTGGTATGTTAAGTGAAGTTGTAGGGGAAGCAGCTGTTGATCGAGATAAATTGTTTCGAACGCTCGGTTTACGGCGAGCGGCAGAAGCATCTGTTAGTCAATATGATGGGGAAACGAAATATGCCCTGCAGTCATTTGCTGATGGAGTGAACGCTTTTATACGTGAGGCGAAAGAGGAAAAGAAATTGCCGGTTGAGTTTACTTTACTAGGCTATGAGCCTGCTGAATGGTCAATTGTGGACTCTTTAACAATCGGAAAGTATATGGCGTTTGATTTAGGAGGACATTGGCATGGACAGGCGTTTCGATATTGGGCGTTGAAAAATCTTCCGAAAGAGCAAGCAAATGAGCTATTTCCTACATATCCAAAAGATGCACCTAGATTGCTAGCTGAACTGAAAAATACAAATGTGGATGTAGCACAAAGTTTTGCAAAAACGGTCATTCCACCAGAGTTTAATGGTAGTAATAACTGGGTGATAAGCGGCGAGAAGAGTGCGTCTGGTAAGCCGATTTTAGCGGATGATCCTCATTTATCTCTTGCGACACCTTCAATATGGTATCAATCGAAACTTGAAATGAAAGACTTAAATGTGAGTGGCGTTATTTTCGCGGGAGTGCCAGGTGTTATATTAGGTCACAATGATAAAATAGCGTGGGGCGTTACGAATACAGGTCCTGATGTGCAAGATTTATATATTGAAAAGAGAAATCCTAATAATGAAAATGAATTTTTGTATAACGATAAGTGGGAAAAAGCTACTGTTGTGGATGAATCTATTAAAGTAAAAGGTGGGAAAACAATTCCGTATAACGTTACGGTTACAAGGCATGGTCCAGTCATTTCGGAGTTTGCGGATAAAGGGAAAGAGAAAACGAAAACAGTATTCGCTTTGAAATGGACTGCTTTGGAGCCTTCCGCTGAATTAAAGGCTGTATTAAATATGAATAAAGCGAAAGATTGGAATGAGTTTGAAACTGCACTTCAAGACTTTCATACACCAACTCAAAACTTTGTGTTTGCATCAAACGACGGCACAATTGCTTACAAAGCGAATGGAAATATACCAGTGCGTAAAAAAGGTGATGGTAGTTTGCCAGTGCCAGGATGGACAGATGAATATGAATGGGAAGGGTATATTCCGTTTGATCAGCTTCCAAAAGTAATAAATCCAAAACAAGGGTTTATTTCAACTGCAAATAATAAAATTGTTGATGATAATTATCCGTACCATATTAGTAATACGTGGGCACAGCCATATAGACAAATGCGTATTCAAGAGTTTTTACAAGAGAAGGAAAAGTATACGGTGAAAGATTTAGAAGATTTACAGATGGATCAAAAAAATTTATATGGGAAAGAGTTTGCTCCTATATTTTTAAAAGAGTTAAATAAAACATCTTTAAATGAAGTAGAGAAAGAAGGAGTAAAACAATTATCGAAGTGGAATTTTTACGATAGTAAAGATGAGGCAGCACCATTAATTTTTCACTTAGTAATGAAAGAGATTTCTAATACAGTATTTTCAAAAGAAATACCGAAAGATGTGATGGAGTTATTTGAAGGGAAGTCACAAGTTGTTGATGAATTGATTCGAAAAGAAGTAGCAGGAGAAAATAGCGCTTGGTTTACGAAGTATGGAGGCTTCACGAAAGTTGTGCATACATCGTACGAGAATGTAATGAAAAAATTACAGAAGGAATATGGGCCAGATGTTGCGGAGTGGAAGTGGGGCGATTACCATCAACTTGCTTTTACCCATCCAATCTCAAAATCATCTAGTATGTTAGCACTCCTTGCATTTAATCGTGAGAAACCAGTTCCAATTGGCGGAAGCCAAGTTACCGTTCAAGCAGCGAGTTACGGAGATAACGGTATTGTCAATCACGGAGCTTCTTGGCGATTCGTAATTGATACGAAAGATATGTCAAACGGTTATCACATCGTAGGGCCGGGACAATCAGGACATTTTAGAAGCGATTGGTATCATGATCAAATAGATGATTGGGTGAACGGTGAGTATCATACGACTACATTGAATATGGATGGAATAGAGGGGAAGGTGTTAACTTTAGAGCCGAAGTGATAATATTTCCACTGATGAAAACTGTTAAATTAGAACATAACCAAGTTCTTAAATAATTTTAAAAGCCTACTATCAGTTAAATTGATAGTAGGCTATTGTATTTTAGAGAATAAGATTCAATGATTTTATTATGACAAAACAGTAAGTGTTTTAACATTTACTTATACGATAACGGACCTTATTTACTCTGTTACAAAAGAAACCACACAAAGCGTTCTGTTTTTTTTGTTACTCATTGGTATGTACCGCAAAACATTTTGTTATTCAATAATTCCAATTTCTAGAGCCTTCTGAACAGCTTCTTCTTTGTTACGGACTCCTAGCTTTGTATAAGCTGTGGAAGCATAATTTCTGACCGTACCATTCGATAAATATAACCTTGATGCTATGGTAGTGTATCGAAGTCCTTTTGCTACTAGCTGTAATATTTCTATCTCTCTAGCTGTTAGCTCATAAGCAGTTGCTTTTGATTGTGGTGTCTCGATTTGCTCATCAAACTTCTCAAATATTTTGTGAGACATTCCCTGATCAATCAGTGTCCCACCTTTGTGAATAAGTCGGATCGTATTAGCTAGCTCCAATGTTTCAATAGATTTGAGTAAAAAACCATCCGCACCGTTGCGAAGTGATTCCAACGCCTGTTCGGTATCCTGAAAAGTTGTAAAAATCAATACGCGGATATGTGGCCATTGTTGCTTAATCTTTTTGGTTGCTTCGACTCCATCCATGTGCTGCATATCTAAATCCATAAGTATAACGTGGGGTTGAAGGCGCCCACACAAATCGATGGCTTGATTGCCATCCTCAGCCAAACCGACTACATTTAAATCTTCATATCTATCGAGTAGTGTCCTCAAACTTTCCCGAACAAATGGCTGGTCGTCTACAATTAACAAACGAATAAGTCCATCTTTTATTTCAGTTTGTCGCGGTATGGTACATGTAACAAGCATTCCTTCCTCTGGCTTTGTATATACAGACAATTGACCTTGCAAATTCATTGCCCGTTCTTTCATCGCATTCATACCGAAGCCTTCCTGCCATTCTACATTTCCTTTTCCGTTATCTTGAACTTCTAACCTCGTATATTGTTGTTCAAACTGCAATGAAACTATAATTTCAGTCCCCTGACCATGACGTACTGCATTTGTAAGAGATTCTTGTAAGCAACGAACGAACGCTATCTTCGCTTGCCGAGACAATTGATATTCCTCTCCGTATGCCCGAAAACTTACAGTAACCTGAGCGTGCTCCTGAAATTCGGCTCCAAGATTTTGTAGAGATTGAATTAAGGAGGGCGATTGACACGGAGACTCCATTTGATGTAGGTAACCTCTCACGTCCTCGATGCTTTTACGTCCCATTTCAAGCAGAGAATCTAGCCTCTGTATACCCATTTCAGTAGCAAGTTCGGTGCGCAACGTTTCCATCCCCATAATAATAGAAGTATAAGCGTGACCAACGGTATCATGAAGCTCACCCGACAGTCTGTTTCGTTCCTCTGCCAGTGTTATGCGTTCAATCTGAGACATATATTGCTCAAGTACTGCGTTTTGTTTACGAATTGCTTCATTTTGCTTATGATTGACGATTAATAAATGAAAGGCGAATCCCATTACATAAGCGAATCCATAATAGGTGACCATAACCCAATAGCTATTACTTGGCGCAACCGCATAGAAAATTCCAGTTGTTATAAAAACTGTTGTTGGAGCTGTCCAATAATAGGACAAATGCTTACTATTTGCTGCGATAAGAAATACCGATATAAGAAAGATATTGTAAGCTTCTGGAAATAAAGAGGTTAAGAATATACATAGTCCACCATATAGCAATATTTCTGTGAATAAGTAATATTTATAATTGAATAGTAAGGCTACCCATGGAATAGAGAAGGCAATAATTTCCCAAATAATAATAATCCAAAGTGGTAATGTTAAACCATCCTGGAAATTTAATGTTGCTAGGAGGGTAGACACACTAACAAGTAGACGGATTCCTAACATAATCCAATCATACCAAAACCAATATTTAACCATATCAAACAATTTATTTACCCCCTAAGTAGCCTTCTTTCTCATTTCCTATATTATAGAATAATCCTTCTTACATTGTTATATTTTTAAGTTTAAACTGCCTACTATTCGTAGACTACAAACTTCTATCGATTTAGTTGCTGAATCATACTGCGTGTATAACCTCCAAATTTTTTCGTTAAACCATCTACTATTTTAATACTTATGGCGGTAAACACTATACCGATAGACATTGCAAGGAGTGACTTGGGAAAAGTATCTATCTGTATGAAAATAATATTCATATCGATGTATCGATACAATAGTGGTGCTAACAGGAACATAAGTGGCATTACATAAAAAATGATTGCACTAATGAGACTGAAAATGCCAATCACAAATTTCTGCATTAACCAAAAGACAGCAGACCAGGTGTGGCGATCCGTAAGTCCTAATTTTACTTGCGCCCAGTCCGATGTATCCGTTGTTACACTTCTATCGTAAGATTCTGTCGAAATATCAGTATAAATTTTCGTTTGTATGCGCTCGAATTGGATAAAGGGTGTGGTAGTTTGTAGTACGCGTATAACTAATGGAATCCCAACTACCGTAAATGAAAGGGTGAAACTGAATAGCAGAGCTATTAGATAAAAACAAAAATAAAACAAACCTGTAATGAAAGTTAGTAATAAAAAATAACCATTCTGGATGAATCTTGATTTCATAAAGCTCATCGCTCCTATCTATGTAATAAACGAATTATATTGCTTTTTTTGTCATTCTCACTAGTGTAAAAGTGTCATATGACATCTCTAAATGATGCTAAAAAGGGGAGAGTAACCTACTTCTGGTTAAAAAAGATGCTTATATTAATCTCCATAAAACAATCCCGTTCTTGCAGATGCAAGAACGGGATTGTTTTGTACTTTTATTTAATATGAGATGGACTTGTTTTTCGAATGTGAAAAATAATATCAAATTGCTCAAGCAATGATTTATCAAAGTATGCCGATTCGTTTGGGAATATTTGTCCCCCTAAACTTAGTAATGGTCTTTTTGTTTTAACCCATTTCTCTGCTTGTCCTTTAAGGTGACGGTTATCCAATAAAAACATGTTATATGGTACTTTTCCGAGGGTATAGTTAAAACTATTTACATTTTGTGGAATCGTACCCGTTGTAATCTTACCTCCAGTAGAAGGATCATATTCGCTGTATAAGGTGAAATTCCCCTCCGTAGTTGTACTACCAATTGTGACATAATTAATGTCTAAACGTTCCTTCAAAAATTGCCCCGCAACATAAGGGTATAATTTCTCATCGATAATTCCTTTAGCAATATGAATATTGTGTCCCCATACCATCGTTTTACCACCCAATGTCTCTTGTGCCCACATTGCATGATCGGCCAAGTATTGCTCATGTAGCTTTAACATACTTGGATAGTCGTTAGGAATTAGCATTGTGGTAAATTTCTCTATTGCACTTGCCGTTGCTTTCGCCCAGATGTACTCGGGTGAAACTATTTCTGTGTTGGTTTGTTTATTCTCATCTTTTAGTAATCGAGCTACTCTCTCAGCGTTTGCTTTGAACTTTTCTTTTATTTCAGGAGCAAGGTCCATATATTCCTGTGTACTTCCATTAAAAGCCGACAATTCTTTATAATTTTCTTCTACTTCTGCCAGCAAATCTGGTCGATGCAGCCTTACATAATCAATTACTTTATTAAAGCAACCTTGGTCCAATTCCTTTAAGTCGAGCCCAATAAATTGGATCTTTTTTTTATTGGATGGATCAGCATTATAATCTTTCATCCACTCAATCATGGCTATAATTTCATCAGTAGGATATAACAAGTTTAAAAATTCCCTAGGGTTTCCTTTTCCTGTTTGGATATATTCATTTAGCTTTAAGCCGTTTCCCCAATCTTCTTCCATTGTGAAATTTGTAAAACCCATCTCAGTAACTAAATATTTCACAAGTCGAAACTTCATAGTGAAAATTTCAGAGCTTCCATGAGTATTCTCTCCTAATCCTACATATTGTGCACTCCCAATCATTTTCTTAAGTGGTTTTAAATCCTCAAATGATTTTGACGGTTCTATCGTTTTTAATGGGTAAGCCTGTGATTGTATTGATTTAACTATATTTTTTTGGATTGATTGACCTGAATTTTCGACTGCTACTGTTTGAGCGTTTCCTACTTCTCCACATCCTGTGACTAATAAAGCTGTACTAACCATTGCAATTATTCTTTTCTTATTCATTTTTTTCCACCTCAATTGAATTGTTTTTAAAAGCGAGATTGATT
Proteins encoded:
- a CDS encoding erythromycin esterase family protein, which codes for MNKKRIIAMVSTALLVTGCGEVGNAQTVAVENSGQSIQKNIVKSIQSQAYPLKTIEPSKSFEDLKPLKKMIGSAQYVGLGENTHGSSEIFTMKFRLVKYLVTEMGFTNFTMEEDWGNGLKLNEYIQTGKGNPREFLNLLYPTDEIIAMIEWMKDYNADPSNKKKIQFIGLDLKELDQGCFNKVIDYVRLHRPDLLAEVEENYKELSAFNGSTQEYMDLAPEIKEKFKANAERVARLLKDENKQTNTEIVSPEYIWAKATASAIEKFTTMLIPNDYPSMLKLHEQYLADHAMWAQETLGGKTMVWGHNIHIAKGIIDEKLYPYVAGQFLKERLDINYVTIGSTTTEGNFTLYSEYDPSTGGKITTGTIPQNVNSFNYTLGKVPYNMFLLDNRHLKGQAEKWVKTKRPLLSLGGQIFPNESAYFDKSLLEQFDIIFHIRKTSPSHIK
- a CDS encoding penicillin acylase family protein; translated protein: MEVVIKKKRNRGKRIFIWSSSIVLLLVICTAIFLNIYTLSSMPKIDGTIKLEDLQHAVAVKRDSKGVPHIKAENAHDLYFSQGYVQAQDRLFQMDLSRRQASGMLSEVVGEAAVDRDKLFRTLGLRRAAEASVSQYDGETKYALQSFADGVNAFIREAKEEKKLPVEFTLLGYEPAEWSIVDSLTIGKYMAFDLGGHWHGQAFRYWALKNLPKEQANELFPTYPKDAPRLLAELKNTNVDVAQSFAKTVIPPEFNGSNNWVISGEKSASGKPILADDPHLSLATPSIWYQSKLEMKDLNVSGVIFAGVPGVILGHNDKIAWGVTNTGPDVQDLYIEKRNPNNENEFLYNDKWEKATVVDESIKVKGGKTIPYNVTVTRHGPVISEFADKGKEKTKTVFALKWTALEPSAELKAVLNMNKAKDWNEFETALQDFHTPTQNFVFASNDGTIAYKANGNIPVRKKGDGSLPVPGWTDEYEWEGYIPFDQLPKVINPKQGFISTANNKIVDDNYPYHISNTWAQPYRQMRIQEFLQEKEKYTVKDLEDLQMDQKNLYGKEFAPIFLKELNKTSLNEVEKEGVKQLSKWNFYDSKDEAAPLIFHLVMKEISNTVFSKEIPKDVMELFEGKSQVVDELIRKEVAGENSAWFTKYGGFTKVVHTSYENVMKKLQKEYGPDVAEWKWGDYHQLAFTHPISKSSSMLALLAFNREKPVPIGGSQVTVQAASYGDNGIVNHGASWRFVIDTKDMSNGYHIVGPGQSGHFRSDWYHDQIDDWVNGEYHTTTLNMDGIEGKVLTLEPK
- a CDS encoding hybrid sensor histidine kinase/response regulator transcription factor, translated to MFDMVKYWFWYDWIMLGIRLLVSVSTLLATLNFQDGLTLPLWIIIIWEIIAFSIPWVALLFNYKYYLFTEILLYGGLCIFLTSLFPEAYNIFLISVFLIAANSKHLSYYWTAPTTVFITTGIFYAVAPSNSYWVMVTYYGFAYVMGFAFHLLIVNHKQNEAIRKQNAVLEQYMSQIERITLAEERNRLSGELHDTVGHAYTSIIMGMETLRTELATEMGIQRLDSLLEMGRKSIEDVRGYLHQMESPCQSPSLIQSLQNLGAEFQEHAQVTVSFRAYGEEYQLSRQAKIAFVRCLQESLTNAVRHGQGTEIIVSLQFEQQYTRLEVQDNGKGNVEWQEGFGMNAMKERAMNLQGQLSVYTKPEEGMLVTCTIPRQTEIKDGLIRLLIVDDQPFVRESLRTLLDRYEDLNVVGLAEDGNQAIDLCGRLQPHVILMDLDMQHMDGVEATKKIKQQWPHIRVLIFTTFQDTEQALESLRNGADGFLLKSIETLELANTIRLIHKGGTLIDQGMSHKIFEKFDEQIETPQSKATAYELTAREIEILQLVAKGLRYTTIASRLYLSNGTVRNYASTAYTKLGVRNKEEAVQKALEIGIIE
- a CDS encoding sensor domain-containing protein is translated as MKSRFIQNGYFLLLTFITGLFYFCFYLIALLFSFTLSFTVVGIPLVIRVLQTTTPFIQFERIQTKIYTDISTESYDRSVTTDTSDWAQVKLGLTDRHTWSAVFWLMQKFVIGIFSLISAIIFYVMPLMFLLAPLLYRYIDMNIIFIQIDTFPKSLLAMSIGIVFTAISIKIVDGLTKKFGGYTRSMIQQLNR